The following are encoded together in the Plasmodium malariae genome assembly, chromosome: 1 genome:
- the PmUG01_01013700 gene encoding PIR protein: protein MNPEVLKQDLPLYKLYEEFDSYKNGYKDNSICKNFIKDKYLKSHDLTKLCQHLSAVLSSFNNIKQTHTEVSSNICNHLNIWLYNKLTNLVYDPATLDNVHYAFMKVFKDKEVCEDCNYLNYNKCNKDEFNIIKKFHDYSENFVGIQNKIKENDYSVIKNYCSYIAESVNFYNDIVLKYANSYTDYIYDSELKTFRDNFKKIYKATLSCNSHIPHLQPAYNDNIELSHVFNYNTLNSEPVNLRSVAKNLLTFFGIFLIFFCVYKFTPLGNLLNLKLRRKKRRIWRNIKQEYEKQLLSGIDEHEYSSHSDDMLYYIGFQRNNINNSNMFS, encoded by the exons ATGAACCCAGAAGTGTTAAAACAA GATTTACCTTTATATAAGCTTTACGAGGAATTTGATAGTTATAAAAATGGTTATAAGGACAATAgcatttgtaaaaatttcattaaagACAAATATCTTAAATCACATGATTTAACCAAGCTTTGCCAACATCTTTCTGCAGTGTTATCATCATTCAACAATATCAAACAAACGCATACTGAAGTTTCATCTAACATTTGCAATCATTTAAACATATGgttatataacaaattaacaAATCTGGTTTATGATCCTGCCACTCTTGATAATGTTCACTATGCATTTATGAAGGTTTTTAAAGACAAAGAAGTATGCGAAGATTGTAATTatctaaattataataaatgtaataaggATGAgtttaacataataaaaaagtttcaTGATTATTCTGAAAATTTTGTTGgcattcaaaataaaattaaagagaATGATTATTCTGTGATTAAGAATTATTGCTCATACATCGCAGAAtctgttaatttttataacgACATTGTTTTAAAGTATGCTAATTCTTATACagattatatttatgatagTGAATTGAAAACTTTTAgagataattttaaaaaaatatataaggcTACATTGAGTTGTAATTCTCATATACCTCATTTACAACCTGcttataatgataatattgaATTATCACATgtctttaattataatacGTTAAATAGTGAGCCTGTGAATTTAAGAAGTGTAGCCAAAAAtcttttaacattttttggaatatttttaatttttttttgtgtatataag TTTACTCCACTGGGAAACCTGTTAAATCTTAAAttgagaagaaaaaaaagaagaatatgGAGAAACATAAAACAAGAATATGAGAAACAATTGCTTTCAGGTATTGACGAACATGAATATTCATCACATTCGGAtgatatgttatattatataggaTTTCagagaaataatattaataattcgaATATGTTTTCTTAA
- the PmUG01_01014000 gene encoding conserved Plasmodium protein, unknown function — MNELSSYPHVHEDLQVIKTAFSGCPRSTWFFLDNRFLQGVLAGIILFYVVLYYTRRYKNRVIIPPNDNTFTYATSNAQMSFTNDGRTYC, encoded by the exons ATGAATGAATTATCTTCGTATCCTCATGTTCATGAAGATCTTCAAGTGATAAAGACGGCTTTTAGTGGATGTCCTCGTAGTACTTGGTTTTTTTTAGACAATAGATTTTTACAGGGTGTGTTGGCTGGTATTATACTGTTTTATGTAGTATTATATTACACTCGCCGTTATAAGAATAGA gtAATAATTCCTCCAAATGATAATACATTTACCTATGCTACGTCAAATGCACAAATGTCATTTACGAATGATGGTAGAACGTACTGTTAA
- the PmUG01_01013900 gene encoding uncharacterized protein, producing MIPNENNFENPEDTIPNLTQNEDSYEKNQGFKPEMPQNTTLLNRTDSSDQFGNLIQNLEVNKKTLIQFF from the coding sequence aTGATTcctaatgaaaataattttgaaaaccCCGAGGATACCATTCCCAATTTGACGCAAAATGAAGATTCATATGAAAAGAATCAAGGGTTTAAACCAGAAATGCCACAAAATACAACCTTGTTGAATCGTACAGATAGTTCTGATCAGTTTGGAAATTTAATTCAAAACCTTGAAGTAAACAAAAAGACgttaatacaatttttttga
- the PmUG01_01014100 gene encoding chitinase, putative, whose amino-acid sequence MNFYLSLFFILSSLLYYTYAIGLKGSSSKNNALNTVWNGKNKKDLLNGRKSSSYIKSHRHNPKEFECECKCKCSNDTEGNCSEGCHGHGPEGGIETGGNETEGGNETEGGNETEGGNETEGGNETEGGNETEGGNETEGGQGTEGGPTTGGSHGRKPPREILEEYKKRKQGLIAGYYGSWNSQGDRAKHMTDSNPMVSILYIAFARIDILYDVNRPFNGKQKFLLRKHGLEYETYAVMLNEMRRIRKARPDIILLLSLGGETYMIDIKKDIEYVDSIAKFVSDFDLDGVDIDWEPHGSFNNLNELEYSNYYIKLVNLIRSNIPKEKLLSISGSSNAALSCVSVGETFCKDEGSTYNTKYLSEQMGKNEELYKAATMLSSGTFVNIFNTAKDNIDLVFIQTYNLDTTNPSIMLDMYLSHLYFGLKYDITVLLGFSLEHNRGGFSPDNKELVELVAKRIHDENHKHNRADGAGIWHLFLKEQLPNATYDIETFITNFWKHLNPDVHPPKDVEITQNPDDCSTIDEYISGLVIPKAGEYYKHNGAIWKTAYYSTNAPGVDRYEWVLVKTCYEKTCNGKATHYYNTNYDNGSIVIWKGEPYTIKWWQSGPPEGAALEAYEKMDASECPGLEEWNKKYPHKSIEEDVPYEQEQDVSI is encoded by the coding sequence ATGAATTTTTACTTgtcactattttttattctgtcTTCGTTGCTGTATTATACATATGCTATAGGTCTTAAGGGTAGCAGTAGCAAAAATAATGCATTGAATACGGTTTGGaatggtaaaaataaaaaagaccTATTAAATGGACGTAAATCTTcgtcatatataaaatcacACCGTCATAATCCTAAAGAGTTTGAATGTGAATGCAAATGTAAATGCAGTAATGACACCGAAGGAAACTGCTCCGAAGGATGTCATGGACATGGACCTGAGGGAGGAATTGAAACAGGAGGAAACGAAACAGAAGGGGGAAACGAAACAGAAGGTGGAAACGAAACAGAAGGTGGAAACGAAACAGAAGGTGGAAACGAAACAGAAGGTGGAAACGAAACAGAAGGTGGAAACGAAACGGAGGGAGGGCAAGGAACAGAAGGTGGACCTACAACAGGTGGAAGCCATGGTAGAAAACCTCCAAGAGAAATTTTAgaggaatataaaaaaagaaaacaaggTTTAATAGCCGGGTATTACGGCTCATGGAATAGTCAAGGTGATAGAGCAAAACACATGACTGATTCCAATCCAATGGTGTCCATACTTTACATTGCTTTTGCTCGTATAGATATTCTTTATGATGTGAATAGGCCATTTAATGGGAAACAAAAGTTCTTATTAAGAAAACACGGTTTAGAATATGAAACTTATGCAGTGATGCTTAATGAAATGAGACGTATAAGGAAAGCTCGCCcagatattattttacttttatcaTTAGGAGGAGAAACATATATGATAGacattaaaaaagatattgaATATGTAGACAGTATAGCAAAGTTTGTAAGTGACTTTGATTTAGACGGTGTAGATATTGATTGGGAACCACATGGTAGTTTTAACAATTTAAATGAGTTAGAGTATtccaattattatataaaattagttAACTTAATAAGAAGTAATATtccaaaagaaaaattacttTCTATATCTGGATCATCAAATGCAGCATTATCATGTGTATCAGTTGGTGAAACATTCTGTAAAGACGAAGGATCAACATATAatactaaatatttatctGAGCAAATGGgcaaaaatgaagaattataCAAAGCAGCAACTATGTTATCTTCAGGAACTTTCGTTAATATCTTTAACACAGCAAAGGACAATATCGATCTTGTATTTATtcaaacatataatttagaCACAACAAATCCAAGTATTATGCTAGATATGTATTTATCCCATCTATATTTTGGATTAAAATACGATATCACAGTTTTATTAGGCTTTTCTTTGGAGCATAATAGAGGTGGATTCAGCCCAGATAATAAAGAATTAGTAGAATTAGTAGCAAAAAGAATACATGATGAAAATCATAAGCATAACAGAGCGGACGGAGCAGGAATATGGCACTTATTTTTGAAAGAACAATTACCAAATGCAACATATGACATAGAAACATTCATTACAAATTTCTGGAAACATTTAAATCCTGATGTTCACCCTCCAAAGGATGTAGAAATAACACAAAATCCAGATGATTGTAGTACTATAGATGAATACATTTCAGGACTTGTTATACCTAAAGCAGGAGAATATTACAAACACAATGGAGCTATATGGAAAACTGCATACTATTCAACTAATGCACCTGGTGTTGATAGATATGAATGGGTTTTGGTCAAAACCTGCTATGAAAAAACATGCAATGGTAAAGCAACTCATTATTATAACACGAATTATGATAATGGATCTATTGTTATTTGGAAAGGAGAACCATACACTATTAAATGGTGGCAATCAGGACCTCCCGAAGGTGCAGCCTTAGAGgcatatgaaaaaatggaTGCTTCTGAATGCCCAGGATTAGAAGaatggaacaaaaaatacCCTCATAAGTCAATTGAAGAAGATGTCCCATATGAACAAGAACAAGACGTATCTATATAA
- the PmUG01_01013800 gene encoding Plasmodium exported protein, unknown function translates to MLWNKRKLKDGNFRKFVFSKLHTVTLFFVLYLLLLDIHLSKCNNVFGYQSCKTFSRNLAHKSNDESRKMQTGWQGIRVKEDEKNKEIVKCNMHKKKRASIAHEMLEKKKLIMEEKMKKNWRADKERKANENEHTTMRTEISNKNQKITRATKEDTIEGKNQELMERKKGETMQEKKQGTIEGKSEKMMQEEKQDVMKTRKVKEEEDDEEEDDEEEDEEEEDDEEEEDDEEEEDDETMEDKIREKKEVGQNCLTVNKQETMGKKEDKIVEKMEETLKKKKEEHIGERKEETIEEKTPEKKEETIEEKEQEVMWEEVMERIGIKMDDIKEKTIKKKKEETMEENKEETMKEKEEIMEEKKEEIMEGKKEETVEERKEENAEEKKEENVEEKKEENVDEKKEENVEEKKEENVKEKKEENVEEKKEETIEEKKPEKKEKTVSKNKEDTSLRKFLRNIDESKLDDIIDKILGKMNDKMTEKNEIQTNNGNYLRMLSKYNVPDISQDTDDGGCYVIDNNLKGGSVAINDLTNKMFSYPYFSNNFSSPMHLNDKKLCRTIITLSKDTAKEDLFPIWKLFCWNKRNKYVIILDELMSEYDGLRRNYSKYEHLTKRRWKKCYKKFKKIVNAEEASLNKEFISLINNKSVSLDQCKEFLLKSIKTANKFLKNTKVYCRNILQKDI, encoded by the exons ATGTTAtggaataaaagaaaattgaaAGATGGGAACTTTAGGAAGTTCGTCTTTTCTAAGCTTCATACTGtaacacttttttttgtgttgtatcttttattatta GATATACACCTGTCAAAATGTAACAATGTCTTTGGATATCAATCTTGTAAGACATTCTCTCGTAATTTAGCCCACAAAAGCAATGATGAAAGTAGAAAAATGCAAACAGGATGGCAAGGTATAAGGGTGAAAgaggatgaaaaaaataaagaaatagtAAAGTGcaatatgcataaaaaaaaacgtgCATCTATTGCGCACGAAAtgcttgaaaaaaaaaaattaataatggaggagaaaatgaaaaaaaattggcgTGCAGATAAGGAAAGAAAAGCGAATGAAAATGAGCATACAACAATGAGGACAGaaataagtaataaaaatcaaaaaattacaaGGGCAACAAAAGAAGATACAATAGAGGGAAAAAATCAAGAATTAATGGAGaggaaaaaaggagaaaCGATGCAAGAAAAAAAGCAAGGAACAATAGAGGGTAAATCAGAAAAAATGATGCAAGAAGAAAAGCAAGATGTAATGAAAACCAGAAAAGtaaaagaggaagaagacGATGAAGAAGAAGACGATGAGGAAGAAGacgaagaggaagaagacgatgaggaagaggaagatgatgaggaagaagaagatgaTGAAACGATGGAAGATAAAATTcgtgaaaaaaaggaagtagGGCAGAATTGCTTGACTGTAAATAAGCAGGAAACaatgggaaaaaaagaagataagattgtggaaaaaatggaagaaacgttgaagaagaaaaaggaagaacATATTGGAGAAAGAAAAGAGGAAACTATCGAGGAAAAGACTcctgaaaaaaaggaagaaacaATTGAAGAAAAAGAGCAAGAAGTAATGTGGGAAGAAGTGATGGAAAGAATAGGAATAAAAATGGatgatataaaagaaaaaacaataaaaaaaaaaaaagaagaaacaaTGGAAGAAAACAAAGAAGAAACgatgaaagaaaaagaagaaataatggaagaaaaaaaagaagaaataatggagggaaaaaaagaagaaacagTAGAAGAGAGAAAGGAAGAAAACGCGGAagagaaaaaggaagaaaacgtggaagagaaaaaggaagaaaatgtGGACgagaaaaaggaagaaaacgtggaagagaaaaaggaagaaaacgtgaaagagaaaaaggaagaaaacgtagaagagaaaaaagaagaaactATAGAGGAGAAAAAAcctgaaaaaaaggaaaaaacagtgagtaaaaataaagaggaTACCTCGTTAAGAAAATTCCTTCGTAATATAGATGAAAGTAAGTTAGATGATATAATAGATAAGATATTGGGGAAAATGAATGACAAAATGACAGAGAAGAATGAAATACAAACAAATAATGGAAATTATCTAAGAATGTTATCAAAGTATAATGTTCCTGATATTTCACAAGATACCGATGATGGTGGTTGTTATGTTATAGATAATAATTTGAAGGGTGGATCTGTTGCAATAAATGATCTAACTAATAAGATGTTCAGTTATccttatttttctaataatttttcatctCCAATGCATTTAAACGACAAAAAATTGTGTAGAACGATAATTACATTAAGTAAAGATACAGCAAAGGAAGATTTATTTCCTATTTGGAAACTATTTTGTTGGAAtaagagaaataaatatgttattatattagaTGAACTAATGAGTGAATATGATGGATTAAGAAGAAACTATAGCAAGTATGAACATTTAACAAAACGTCGTtggaaaaaatgttataaaaaatttaaaaaaattgtaaatgcGGAAGAAGCTTCTCTTAACAAGGAATTTATTTCTTTGATTAATAACAAATCAGTATCATTAGATCAATGTAAAGAATTTTTgcttaaaagtataaaaacaGCTAATAAATTCCTTAAAAATACCAAAGTTTACTGcagaaatattttacaaaaagatatatag
- the PmUG01_01014400 gene encoding centrin, putative — protein sequence MRSPLWKLVLLVFLFVIFWDKLKSHKSSKGTDVGNQAPPDISEGEKEDIIKEFAEYDLNRDGLIDAEEILRVLKNMKKSDFVNFFTEVDSNSSGTISLKEYMIFISSN from the exons ATGAGATCACCCTTATGGAAGCTAGTTTTGTTAGTATTCCTGTTTGTAATATTTTGGGATAAATTAAAATctcat AAAAGCAGCAAGGGGACGGATGTTGGTAATCAAGCGCCTCCTGATATTTCAGAGGGGGAGAAGGAAGACATTATTAAGGAATTTGCTGAATATGATTTAAATAGAGATG gCTTAATTGACGCAGAAGAAATTTTGAGagtcttaaaaaatatgaaaaaatcaGACTTTGTTAATTTCTTTACTGAGGTAGATTCTAATTCTTCGGGAACAA tttcacttaaagaatatatgatatttataAGCTCAAACTAA